Proteins from one Gimesia maris genomic window:
- a CDS encoding VWA domain-containing protein: protein MIERHFQFNGFEWSGWTIFSVCAVVAALVSIVMLFRYERRLVSSSIGNILITLRIAALILILLTFLEPVLTWSFNVNKTGRLIVAVDVSDSMNTQDRHASELEKLRLARALKMIGNEQVDSRLDRWEAAYAADQEPPWVDVEETANPEKRAELAASRKANLEAIFADIDQLTRKEIAQKLLLNPANPILDKLQERGQVDVVLFAGDAVTTEKTILEKSLSEVPDQVHMELSNLSQALKNTGSNDETGEAPIAGYILLTDGRDNSKLNPVTMAKQLGQMKVPIYPVVVGTDHQPKDISIADLDYPQTAFKDDRPLLKARIGTNGYDGQEISVILKQGEQELAVKRFTSSGVSKLLEFELDSGKLGRQEFTLETEVLPGETRDDNNNKNFAINIVDDKSHVLLVEETARWEYRFLHHALERDKRIALEQVLFEQPYMGLLPQPFFPNQLKINVPVANPNDEPGTKAHPFAEQDLIIIGDVSPAHLEEENWKHIQTFVGDQGGTLVLLAGKKYMPLEHRSPTLNELLPLKTPKAIDWNQANFKVPPDERGMRLRLTPEGEAEPLLQFDANAEINRDIWQDLPGHLWFLQGELKPGANVLAYGVSPFNAPPNEKTDGVIIHRQYGSGQVIWIGIDSTWRWRFRVGDRYHHRFWGQLARWAAKNKASAGNEFVKFSLSKTDIDAGEITTASARWTQEYREQFPDVKSTVSIIKASEPDKVVASLELLNQKNQPLLQEANLPALPEGEYQLKLQTTPPIAGAKEITTPLFVHSVKTIELGNLTSNPQLLTEMAESSGGKLLTPQTINELMELLPSLKQETTKQDEISVWDHWFFLILIMGILTVEWAIRKLNGLP from the coding sequence ATGATCGAACGGCACTTTCAGTTTAATGGCTTCGAATGGAGCGGATGGACGATTTTCAGCGTCTGTGCCGTCGTGGCGGCGCTCGTCTCCATCGTGATGCTGTTCCGTTACGAACGTCGCCTGGTTTCCTCTTCCATCGGTAACATTTTAATTACACTGCGCATTGCCGCTCTGATTCTGATCCTGCTCACCTTTCTGGAACCGGTCCTGACCTGGTCTTTTAATGTCAACAAAACCGGGCGATTGATCGTCGCCGTGGATGTATCTGACAGCATGAATACACAGGATCGTCACGCCAGTGAGCTGGAAAAACTGAGGCTGGCTCGCGCATTGAAAATGATCGGCAATGAACAGGTCGACAGTCGTCTCGATCGCTGGGAAGCCGCCTATGCAGCCGACCAGGAACCGCCGTGGGTAGATGTAGAAGAAACGGCGAACCCGGAAAAACGGGCAGAGCTGGCTGCCAGTCGCAAAGCCAACCTGGAGGCGATCTTTGCCGATATTGATCAACTGACGCGCAAAGAAATTGCACAAAAGCTGCTGTTGAATCCCGCGAATCCGATACTGGATAAACTTCAGGAACGGGGACAGGTCGATGTCGTCCTGTTTGCCGGCGATGCCGTTACCACCGAAAAGACGATATTAGAGAAATCTCTGAGCGAAGTTCCGGACCAGGTGCACATGGAGCTTTCCAATCTGTCACAGGCACTGAAAAATACAGGCAGCAACGATGAAACGGGAGAGGCACCGATCGCGGGTTATATCCTCCTGACCGACGGACGGGATAACAGCAAATTAAACCCCGTAACGATGGCGAAACAGCTGGGGCAGATGAAAGTCCCCATTTATCCTGTGGTGGTCGGAACGGATCATCAGCCCAAAGATATTTCAATTGCTGACCTGGATTATCCGCAGACCGCCTTCAAGGATGACCGACCGCTGTTAAAAGCCCGCATCGGAACCAATGGGTACGACGGACAGGAAATCAGTGTGATCCTGAAACAGGGTGAACAGGAACTGGCGGTCAAACGTTTTACTTCCAGTGGTGTCAGTAAGCTTCTGGAATTTGAACTGGATTCCGGAAAACTGGGGCGGCAGGAATTCACCCTGGAAACCGAAGTCCTGCCGGGAGAAACACGTGACGACAACAACAACAAAAACTTTGCCATCAACATTGTCGATGATAAATCGCATGTGCTGTTAGTCGAAGAGACAGCGCGCTGGGAATACCGGTTCCTGCATCATGCACTGGAGCGGGATAAACGCATTGCGCTGGAACAGGTTTTATTCGAGCAGCCCTATATGGGCCTGTTGCCTCAACCGTTTTTCCCCAATCAGCTCAAAATTAATGTACCGGTGGCAAACCCGAATGATGAGCCCGGCACGAAAGCCCATCCGTTCGCCGAACAGGATCTGATTATCATCGGAGACGTTTCCCCGGCACATCTGGAAGAAGAAAACTGGAAGCATATCCAGACCTTTGTCGGCGATCAGGGTGGTACGCTCGTTCTGCTGGCGGGAAAAAAATACATGCCACTCGAACATCGTTCCCCCACGCTGAACGAGTTGCTGCCATTAAAAACCCCCAAGGCGATTGACTGGAACCAGGCGAATTTCAAAGTCCCCCCTGACGAACGGGGGATGCGACTGCGTCTGACGCCGGAAGGTGAAGCCGAACCACTGCTGCAGTTCGACGCCAATGCGGAAATCAACCGTGACATCTGGCAGGATCTGCCAGGGCATCTCTGGTTTCTGCAGGGTGAACTGAAACCGGGAGCGAACGTGCTGGCTTATGGAGTTTCGCCGTTCAATGCCCCCCCCAATGAAAAGACGGACGGAGTCATCATCCATCGACAGTACGGTTCCGGACAGGTCATCTGGATTGGTATCGACAGCACCTGGCGCTGGCGATTTCGTGTGGGTGATCGCTACCATCACCGTTTCTGGGGGCAACTGGCCCGCTGGGCAGCCAAGAATAAAGCATCCGCAGGAAATGAATTCGTTAAATTCAGTTTGAGTAAAACGGATATCGATGCGGGTGAGATCACCACTGCCAGCGCCCGCTGGACACAGGAGTACCGCGAACAGTTTCCGGATGTCAAATCAACCGTCTCCATTATAAAAGCATCAGAACCAGACAAAGTGGTTGCTTCGCTGGAACTGCTTAATCAAAAAAATCAGCCTCTGCTGCAGGAAGCGAATCTGCCTGCCCTGCCCGAGGGGGAATACCAGTTGAAACTGCAGACGACACCACCCATCGCAGGCGCAAAGGAAATCACGACCCCGCTGTTCGTTCATAGTGTCAAAACAATTGAACTGGGCAATCTGACTTCGAATCCTCAACTATTAACCGAAATGGCAGAATCAAGCGGAGGAAAACTGCTGACGCCGCAGACGATCAACGAGCTTATGGAATTGCTGCCTTCTCTCAAGCAGGAAACCACAAAACAGGACGAAATTTCGGTCTGGGACCACTGGTTTTTCCTGATTCTGATCATGGGTATCCTGACGGTAGAATGGGCTATCCGTAAATTAAACGGATTACCTTGA
- a CDS encoding BatA domain-containing protein: MSFDFLNPMMLLGLLGISLPVLVHLLSRKKYDVVQWGAMQFLELGRRTRRRIRLEGWLLLAIRMLLIALIALALSRPWVSGGFLSKFISTQSRDVVFVIDGSYSMGWEGETETPHAAAIQWVHRFLEELNPGDTITLIDARDQPRLITESPTSQFDIVREKLNQLPPPAGSSNLANSISKAIQTLSKTSNLEREVIVLTDDQAFCWSPEDSILWAQMNDLLQQSAVPVNLWATNVAGEKNEGLLTNRKVDQLAVSREVCVKNLPVRISTTVRYDGPEENLICPVYFEVDGQQLPEKTQSIKIENHGETTVEFQHRFEDEGTHIVSIVVDPDQLPGDDRSDAALHVTSALPVLLVDGTPSFDSTRSEVFFANLALMAPANRTPWIQTTVIEKTQLNADILKNQAVVILANVDTLSETQAGDLIDFVKHQGGGVLIALGDQINADDYQRLLFHDQALIPVELKSRESNPGAEFGNLTQIRSDSLQSPWLNRFRGEYANGLTSARFSDWWDTSAITQSDLPEEEKKVEESEQKAPATPVELATLTNNSPFMLMMNHERGRVLLLTSSLDADWNNLPAKPDYVPFLHEAVFELSSGRVFRNLQTDEPIVVPVPAKTTVEQITFLDPNGKPATGTIKADPAANAATFQSQNTSLPGIYNLSPKPGVQTDLKEDRFVVNFDRSESDLTPLNEAQQKTLTEESHLTFFKTLDELKQAMFSDVSETEFWRILLLIFLLLMVGEMFLTRRLVQGGHSTLPEQSQT, encoded by the coding sequence ATGAGCTTTGATTTCCTTAATCCGATGATGTTGCTCGGTTTACTGGGAATCTCATTGCCCGTGCTCGTGCATCTGCTCAGTCGTAAAAAATACGACGTGGTGCAATGGGGGGCGATGCAGTTTCTGGAACTCGGACGACGGACGCGACGTCGCATTCGCCTGGAAGGCTGGTTACTGCTGGCAATCCGGATGCTGCTGATTGCGTTGATCGCCCTCGCGTTGTCGCGTCCCTGGGTTTCCGGCGGATTTTTATCCAAATTTATTTCCACACAATCCAGAGACGTTGTCTTCGTGATCGATGGTTCGTACAGCATGGGCTGGGAAGGCGAAACGGAAACACCGCATGCCGCCGCCATCCAGTGGGTGCATCGTTTTTTAGAAGAACTGAATCCCGGTGATACCATCACCCTGATCGATGCCCGCGACCAGCCGCGACTGATTACCGAATCCCCCACTTCCCAGTTTGATATTGTCCGTGAGAAATTAAATCAGCTGCCACCCCCTGCCGGCTCTTCCAATCTGGCCAACTCCATATCCAAAGCCATTCAGACACTCAGTAAAACTTCCAACCTGGAACGGGAAGTCATCGTACTGACGGACGACCAGGCCTTCTGCTGGTCACCTGAAGATTCGATTCTGTGGGCCCAGATGAATGATCTGCTGCAGCAGTCTGCGGTACCCGTCAATCTGTGGGCCACCAATGTGGCAGGCGAGAAAAATGAAGGATTGCTCACCAATCGAAAAGTGGACCAGTTAGCCGTTTCGCGCGAAGTCTGCGTAAAAAATCTGCCGGTCCGAATTTCGACGACCGTTCGTTATGATGGTCCGGAAGAGAACCTGATCTGCCCGGTCTACTTTGAAGTCGACGGTCAACAACTGCCGGAAAAGACCCAGTCGATAAAAATTGAAAACCATGGCGAGACAACCGTCGAGTTTCAGCATCGCTTCGAAGATGAAGGGACACACATCGTCAGTATCGTGGTCGATCCCGACCAGTTACCTGGAGATGATCGATCCGATGCCGCCCTGCATGTCACCAGCGCCTTACCCGTGCTGCTGGTGGATGGCACTCCCAGCTTTGACTCGACCCGCAGTGAAGTCTTTTTCGCAAACCTCGCTTTAATGGCGCCAGCCAACCGGACACCCTGGATTCAGACGACGGTCATCGAAAAGACACAGCTCAACGCGGACATTCTGAAGAATCAGGCTGTTGTCATTCTGGCGAATGTGGACACACTCTCGGAAACACAGGCGGGAGATTTAATTGACTTTGTCAAGCATCAGGGGGGAGGCGTACTGATTGCCTTGGGTGATCAGATCAACGCAGACGATTATCAGCGACTGTTATTTCACGATCAAGCATTGATCCCTGTAGAGCTGAAGTCCCGGGAATCCAATCCAGGGGCTGAATTCGGAAACCTGACGCAGATTCGTTCCGACAGCCTGCAGAGCCCGTGGCTCAATCGCTTTCGTGGTGAATACGCAAATGGGCTGACTTCAGCACGGTTCAGCGACTGGTGGGATACATCAGCCATCACGCAATCCGATCTGCCTGAAGAAGAAAAGAAAGTTGAGGAAAGCGAGCAGAAAGCACCAGCGACACCGGTGGAGCTGGCAACCTTAACTAACAACTCTCCCTTCATGCTGATGATGAATCATGAGCGGGGACGCGTGCTTTTATTGACATCCTCACTCGATGCGGACTGGAACAATCTGCCGGCGAAACCCGATTATGTTCCCTTCCTGCATGAGGCAGTCTTCGAACTATCTTCGGGTCGCGTATTTCGAAACCTGCAGACGGACGAACCAATTGTGGTTCCGGTTCCTGCAAAAACCACGGTGGAACAGATTACATTTCTCGATCCGAACGGGAAACCGGCAACAGGCACAATCAAGGCAGATCCCGCAGCGAATGCAGCGACGTTTCAATCTCAGAACACATCGCTGCCCGGTATCTACAACCTGTCTCCCAAACCAGGTGTGCAGACCGATCTCAAAGAGGATCGTTTTGTGGTGAACTTCGACCGCAGTGAATCCGACCTGACTCCACTGAATGAAGCACAACAGAAAACGCTGACAGAGGAATCACATCTGACTTTTTTCAAGACCCTCGACGAATTAAAGCAGGCTATGTTTTCCGATGTCTCAGAAACCGAATTCTGGCGGATCCTGTTACTCATCTTCCTGCTGCTGATGGTAGGCGAAATGTTCCTGACCAGAAGACTGGTTCAGGGAGGTCATTCCACCCTTCCCGAGCAGAGCCAAACATGA
- a CDS encoding FAD-dependent oxidoreductase, with protein MMIRPYRLNEKVFEMLSVSTNLFRFLLILISWMGISNLSDAQEIKPAQLKSSYDVVVYGGTSGGIAAAIQAERMGKSVLLIEPGTHLGGLSSGGLGATDIGNKAAIGGIAREFYRRLGDYYSLDSSWKYQKQGEYKNRRSKGTEKEMWTFEPHVAEETFEKMLHEQAIPVLKQQRLDLKQGVNKEEARIASIKMESGLVISGKVFIDATYEGDLMAVAGVSYHVGRESNATYGETLNGIQTRNAVFHQFIKPVDPYVVPGDKSSGLLPGVQQEGPGGKDGDGDHRVQAYCFRMCTTDVPENQREWVKPVTYDPLRYELLLRNFEAGDLRVPWNPVLMPNRKTDTNNNFAISTDNIGMNYEYPDADYQKREQIIQEHLSYQQGLMWTLANDPRVPAEVRKQFQTWKPTRDEFQDTAGWPFQLYIREARRLVSEYVMTEKNCISELVAEDSVGLAAYTMDSHNQQRYAINGKTLNEGDVQVGVPNPYPISYRSIRPRKEECKNLLVPLAMAASHIAYGSIRMEPVFMVLGQSAATAACQSIDAGQAVQDIDYAQLKKRLLADKQVLIWDGPRREPPIRTSSLKGIVVDDRDAIRSLGWKSSSASAPYVGQGYQHDGDANKGEREISFTADIPQSGLYEVRVYFAPGSNRSINTPYIVTSSTGTKEILVNQKQQPNQGRYHLLGRFPFAQGKREVLRVTNQGTKGHVIVDALQLVPVNVN; from the coding sequence ATGATGATTCGCCCCTACCGACTGAATGAGAAGGTCTTCGAAATGCTCTCCGTTTCTACGAATCTATTCCGTTTTCTGTTAATTCTGATTTCCTGGATGGGAATTTCGAATTTGTCTGACGCGCAGGAAATTAAACCAGCTCAGCTCAAATCCAGTTATGACGTTGTTGTATATGGCGGAACTTCGGGAGGCATCGCAGCAGCGATTCAGGCAGAACGAATGGGAAAAAGCGTACTGCTGATCGAACCCGGAACGCATCTGGGCGGTCTTTCTTCGGGGGGACTGGGGGCCACAGACATCGGGAATAAGGCAGCCATCGGGGGCATCGCCCGCGAGTTTTATCGACGACTGGGCGACTATTACAGTCTGGATTCCTCCTGGAAATATCAGAAACAGGGCGAGTATAAAAACCGGCGCAGTAAAGGGACTGAAAAAGAAATGTGGACTTTCGAGCCACACGTCGCAGAAGAAACGTTTGAAAAAATGCTCCACGAACAGGCGATTCCGGTGCTGAAGCAGCAGCGTCTGGATTTGAAGCAGGGGGTAAACAAAGAAGAAGCACGTATTGCTTCGATTAAAATGGAGAGCGGTTTAGTTATTTCCGGTAAAGTTTTTATTGACGCGACTTATGAAGGGGATCTGATGGCGGTTGCCGGGGTCTCCTATCATGTGGGGCGTGAATCGAACGCGACTTACGGTGAAACCTTAAATGGAATTCAAACCCGCAACGCGGTCTTCCATCAGTTCATCAAGCCGGTAGATCCGTATGTTGTGCCCGGAGATAAAAGTAGTGGGCTGCTGCCTGGCGTGCAACAGGAAGGACCGGGGGGCAAAGATGGTGACGGCGATCATCGCGTGCAAGCCTACTGTTTTCGCATGTGTACGACAGACGTTCCCGAGAATCAGCGGGAATGGGTGAAGCCCGTAACTTATGATCCGTTGCGATATGAACTACTGTTAAGAAATTTTGAGGCCGGCGATTTGCGGGTGCCCTGGAATCCGGTTCTGATGCCCAACCGTAAAACGGATACGAATAATAACTTTGCCATCTCCACAGATAATATCGGGATGAACTATGAATATCCCGACGCTGACTATCAAAAACGGGAACAGATCATTCAGGAACATCTCTCTTACCAGCAGGGATTGATGTGGACGCTGGCCAATGATCCGCGTGTACCTGCTGAAGTTCGAAAACAGTTTCAGACCTGGAAACCGACCAGAGATGAATTTCAGGATACCGCCGGCTGGCCATTCCAATTGTATATTCGCGAAGCACGCCGCCTGGTCTCGGAATATGTAATGACGGAAAAGAACTGTATTTCGGAACTGGTTGCAGAAGATAGTGTCGGTCTGGCTGCTTACACAATGGATTCTCACAATCAGCAGCGATACGCCATCAATGGAAAGACATTGAACGAAGGTGATGTGCAGGTCGGCGTACCTAACCCTTATCCGATCTCCTATCGTTCGATTCGTCCCAGAAAGGAAGAATGTAAGAATCTGCTCGTACCCCTTGCGATGGCAGCCTCTCATATTGCCTACGGCTCAATTCGTATGGAACCGGTCTTCATGGTTTTGGGCCAGTCTGCAGCGACCGCAGCCTGCCAGTCAATCGATGCCGGCCAGGCAGTTCAGGATATCGATTATGCTCAACTGAAAAAACGATTACTCGCCGACAAACAGGTACTTATCTGGGATGGACCCCGCCGGGAACCGCCCATCCGTACCAGTTCTCTGAAAGGTATCGTCGTCGATGATCGCGATGCAATACGTAGCCTGGGCTGGAAAAGCAGCTCTGCCAGTGCTCCTTATGTCGGGCAAGGCTATCAGCATGATGGAGATGCCAATAAAGGGGAGCGGGAGATTTCCTTTACCGCAGACATCCCGCAGAGTGGTCTGTACGAAGTCCGCGTCTACTTCGCTCCCGGTTCCAATCGTTCTATTAATACACCCTATATTGTGACCAGTTCTACAGGCACCAAAGAGATTCTGGTCAATCAGAAACAGCAACCCAATCAGGGAAGATACCATCTGCTGGGACGGTTTCCGTTCGCGCAGGGGAAAAGGGAAGTGCTGCGGGTCACCAATCAGGGGACGAAAGGGCACGTCATTGTCGATGCGCTCCAGCTTGTTCCCGTGAATGTCAACTGA
- a CDS encoding DUF1570 domain-containing protein, protein MKQLVARQMISLFVIAMTLPFCSASLQADIFTYVDESGKTVTLEASLYGSGKRRSEMMHGLLKPDGSIVLVPQGKIKKRELRAAPKPLTVEQMSEGLTKKFGKDKFRFHLESPFLVGVVLAAPLDGSDRTELRVKTFLEKAGRFMRNVDVIFETYSRKMGIELADYEFPMAMLIFESDNDFESFAKETTGLGDGVENILAYYSHVSNNLILRMSECSSFETPLHEAIHLQTINRGVVKRFAPVPTWFMEGIATGFEGKGDRINVSPDRINTHYALMSGVAKLLNWGEVVALDGVFGGSVLSGDAYVHAWGLHWMLVTEHPNEYLKYVQNLSTKEPFAEISPKDQYKEFVEILKVRPEELQLRFKVQLIESILKEKIKLPSLDDKYVHLEKHKQEMAIVKMTAVSYSPALPPRIEGWLQNISPFRPMTFHIMVLTDAGTYAEWYLPDVGIRRKIKLKPQNANKIMRGATGGRWRTYHVEVDSAYPGSEKAEAWAAGKFPIPAVSRRAQVDRSRSGQ, encoded by the coding sequence ATGAAACAACTGGTTGCCAGGCAGATGATCAGCCTGTTTGTAATAGCCATGACTCTCCCGTTCTGCAGCGCAAGCCTGCAGGCCGATATTTTTACATACGTGGATGAGTCAGGCAAAACCGTTACTCTGGAAGCATCGTTGTATGGTTCTGGGAAACGTCGCTCTGAAATGATGCATGGTCTGTTAAAACCGGACGGCTCAATCGTGCTGGTTCCCCAGGGGAAAATCAAAAAACGCGAGCTCAGGGCGGCACCAAAACCACTGACGGTCGAGCAGATGTCCGAAGGTCTCACAAAGAAATTCGGCAAAGATAAATTCCGCTTCCATCTGGAGAGTCCGTTTCTGGTTGGCGTAGTGCTGGCAGCGCCCCTGGATGGTTCGGACCGTACGGAACTCCGTGTCAAAACGTTCCTGGAAAAAGCAGGACGGTTTATGCGGAATGTGGATGTCATTTTTGAAACCTACTCTCGGAAAATGGGAATCGAACTGGCGGACTATGAGTTTCCGATGGCAATGCTGATCTTTGAATCGGACAACGATTTCGAATCGTTCGCGAAAGAGACTACCGGCCTGGGTGATGGCGTCGAAAATATCCTGGCGTATTATTCTCACGTGTCGAACAATTTGATCCTCAGGATGAGTGAGTGCAGTTCCTTCGAGACGCCTCTGCACGAAGCCATTCACCTGCAGACGATCAATCGGGGAGTTGTCAAACGATTTGCGCCGGTTCCGACCTGGTTTATGGAAGGCATTGCCACCGGTTTTGAAGGCAAAGGAGACCGGATCAATGTCAGCCCGGATCGAATCAATACGCACTATGCTTTGATGTCTGGAGTTGCCAAGTTGCTGAACTGGGGGGAAGTTGTGGCCCTGGATGGGGTTTTCGGGGGGAGTGTGCTTTCCGGTGATGCTTATGTGCATGCCTGGGGGCTGCATTGGATGCTGGTGACGGAACATCCGAATGAATATCTCAAGTATGTGCAAAATCTATCTACCAAAGAGCCGTTTGCAGAAATATCTCCGAAAGATCAGTACAAAGAATTTGTTGAAATTCTCAAAGTCCGCCCGGAGGAACTGCAGCTGAGATTTAAAGTGCAATTGATAGAATCAATTCTCAAAGAGAAAATTAAATTGCCGTCACTGGACGATAAATACGTGCATCTGGAAAAGCACAAACAGGAAATGGCCATTGTGAAAATGACGGCGGTATCGTATTCTCCAGCACTGCCTCCTCGCATTGAAGGCTGGCTGCAGAATATCTCGCCTTTTCGCCCGATGACATTTCATATCATGGTGCTGACCGATGCAGGAACGTATGCGGAATGGTATCTCCCCGATGTGGGGATTCGCCGAAAAATAAAACTGAAGCCTCAGAATGCCAATAAGATCATGCGTGGCGCAACCGGAGGCCGCTGGCGCACCTATCATGTAGAGGTGGATTCTGCTTATCCGGGAAGTGAAAAAGCAGAAGCCTGGGCAGCCGGTAAATTTCCCATTCCCGCAGTGTCGCGTCGCGCTCAGGTTGATCGCTCGAGGTCAGGTCAGTAA
- a CDS encoding sugar phosphate isomerase/epimerase family protein, whose amino-acid sequence MKLSLSVRIAEAACKTKLNIPFPQVAEIAAATGYSALCMRASVAGVHSSQAELEEIRGIVDQAGLVVSMVTADLDIPQNNDQAPQALRHIEPSLQVAEVLGSQLVRVCLKNPDDIPYAQQACDLAAERGIQLVHQFHPACLFEELDQSIEVLKQIDRPNFGLIYEPASLLMCGQNYGTEVIREILPWLKNAYIQNLVVTNDGPDHLETWCLGDRPFRLLPYWDASGQGIDFAEVFAGLKAVKYQGFMTVHQAEGIVTADDAHAYALRCRDWVDSFSS is encoded by the coding sequence ATGAAACTATCACTTTCAGTGCGGATCGCTGAAGCAGCCTGTAAGACAAAATTAAATATTCCCTTTCCCCAGGTCGCCGAGATTGCAGCCGCTACCGGCTATTCTGCGCTTTGTATGCGGGCCAGTGTTGCCGGGGTACACAGTTCACAAGCAGAACTGGAAGAGATTCGAGGAATCGTGGATCAGGCAGGGCTCGTCGTTTCGATGGTGACAGCTGACCTGGATATTCCTCAAAACAACGATCAGGCTCCGCAGGCATTGCGCCATATCGAACCATCACTGCAGGTGGCGGAAGTGCTGGGCAGTCAACTGGTACGGGTCTGCCTCAAAAATCCTGACGATATTCCTTATGCTCAACAGGCTTGTGATCTGGCGGCGGAGCGGGGCATCCAGCTCGTGCACCAGTTTCATCCCGCCTGCCTGTTCGAAGAGCTGGATCAATCGATTGAAGTACTGAAGCAGATTGACCGACCCAATTTCGGATTGATCTATGAACCAGCAAGCCTGTTGATGTGCGGGCAGAATTACGGCACAGAGGTGATTCGTGAGATTTTGCCCTGGCTCAAAAACGCATACATTCAGAATCTTGTCGTTACAAATGATGGTCCCGATCATCTGGAAACCTGGTGCCTGGGAGATCGGCCGTTTCGATTACTGCCTTACTGGGATGCTTCCGGGCAGGGCATTGATTTTGCTGAAGTCTTCGCTGGTCTGAAAGCCGTCAAGTACCAGGGATTTATGACGGTCCATCAGGCAGAGGGGATTGTGACAGCAGATGACGCGCATGCGTATGCCCTGCGATGCCGGGACTGGGTTGATTCTTTTTCATCATAA
- a CDS encoding sulfatase-like hydrolase/transferase produces MKKAFVVSFEQLPACMLGCYGHQWIETPNFDRLASLSVLFDQHFANDLSSVENSFPWWTGQTRPHAFQTANQQSHCFVTELKNQGVDTSLLLEADSDSGRNAAQRAQEAYFSCFEQVDTIAGTNDYRISESETPVAKLMQAAVTRLPEWMADSRDQLIWIRSEGVPAFPLAPEFFATLYLDEVLDQDESEEDSEERIQEIDDLTSEETETDLEAEDWQELVSAVAELFTSQEEWSGLDEQERQMARVVYAGYVTMLDQWFGRFLDRLLEYAESHSLLLIVTAARGGNSLLGPLRQSDMEGLLEESTHIPLMIFQSDTEQAGSRRQFLTQPADLPVALRSWWNVKSEHQSDQGTDLLLLLEDQQELPEPQIFAADDDTLAMRTSEYYYLESQVNQLSDGGDYSDDLQKKELYRKPVDRWDVADVHLQSPEVVAEFTSQLMELKQKKHDHNLP; encoded by the coding sequence ATGAAAAAAGCGTTTGTTGTCAGTTTTGAACAGTTACCCGCGTGCATGTTGGGCTGCTACGGACATCAATGGATCGAAACGCCAAACTTTGACCGTCTGGCTTCTCTGTCCGTATTATTTGACCAGCATTTTGCGAACGACTTGTCTTCAGTTGAGAACTCGTTTCCCTGGTGGACCGGGCAGACTCGTCCCCATGCTTTTCAAACGGCAAATCAGCAGTCACACTGTTTCGTGACGGAACTCAAGAACCAGGGGGTTGATACATCTCTGCTTCTGGAAGCGGATTCCGACTCCGGCCGAAATGCGGCACAAAGAGCACAGGAAGCGTACTTTTCCTGTTTTGAGCAGGTCGACACGATCGCAGGTACTAACGATTATCGGATCAGTGAAAGTGAGACACCGGTCGCAAAACTGATGCAGGCTGCAGTTACACGATTGCCTGAGTGGATGGCAGATTCGCGTGATCAACTGATCTGGATTCGCTCGGAAGGAGTCCCCGCCTTTCCACTGGCTCCCGAATTTTTTGCAACCTTGTATCTGGATGAAGTGCTCGACCAGGATGAATCTGAAGAAGATTCAGAAGAACGAATTCAGGAAATTGATGATCTCACAAGCGAAGAAACAGAAACAGATCTGGAAGCAGAGGACTGGCAGGAACTGGTCTCCGCCGTCGCAGAACTGTTTACGAGTCAAGAAGAATGGTCAGGGCTGGATGAGCAGGAACGTCAGATGGCACGAGTGGTTTACGCGGGGTATGTCACGATGCTGGATCAGTGGTTTGGTCGCTTTCTGGACCGACTGTTGGAATATGCAGAATCACATTCCTTATTGCTGATTGTGACAGCTGCACGCGGCGGGAATTCTCTGCTGGGGCCCCTGCGACAGTCTGACATGGAAGGCCTGTTAGAGGAATCAACTCACATTCCATTGATGATATTCCAATCTGATACAGAACAGGCAGGCAGCCGACGACAGTTTCTGACACAGCCTGCTGACCTGCCGGTCGCGCTGCGTTCCTGGTGGAATGTCAAATCTGAACATCAGTCTGATCAGGGGACCGATCTGCTGTTACTGCTGGAAGATCAGCAGGAGTTGCCAGAACCACAAATCTTTGCTGCCGACGATGATACGCTGGCAATGCGAACATCCGAGTATTATTATCTGGAATCGCAGGTGAATCAGTTGTCTGATGGGGGGGACTATTCCGATGACCTGCAGAAAAAAGAGCTGTATCGGAAGCCCGTTGACCGTTGGGATGTTGCCGATGTGCACCTCCAGTCGCCTGAGGTTGTTGCAGAATTTACCAGTCAGCTTATGGAATTAAAGCAGAAAAAACATGATCACAATTTACCATAA